The region catgtctgcatgtgtttaCAACAACCTTTAACCGTTCAGCTAACTCAGTGGCCCTCGTCGCTCGGAGGTTTAGCGTCGTGCTGCTGCCCCGCCGCCCCTCCAGGCAGCCAGGGGGAGACAGAGTGCGAGGTGGTCTGCTTGGCCATGCTGTAGTGGCTGATCACTGTGTAGAAACGGCCCCTTGAGTTGGCATCCTGAGCAGCGTAGTAGGCCTCCAAAGAGGCTGGGATACACCGCTTGTGCTGTAAGGGAGAAAGAGAACCCATATTTATCTTGTTTGTACGTGAATAGAATCAGATAAAATAATGCAGTTGCTTGTTGTCGAGGTCCTCTCAAGGTTGAAACAAGCCAGTCGGAGAAAAGTCATTCTATACATCTATAGAAAATTTAGTAATTGAGCTCAGATTTATTAAGATATTACATTAGTGGTATACTTGACATTACTCAGTGTcaaaatatagatatatatatcaatGTTCAAATATATTTGTGATTTTCAAAACTGGCATATCTAAGAAGCTAACATTGACGTTTGCCTGACAGACATGGAGGGCAAGCTGCTTTGTggcttgtgtttttctttatatCTAGCTAAAAAATATACTGCGTggtttgcatttattttatccAAAATAATGACCAAAAACAGCCGAAAATGTCTCACGAGAATTTAAGATgatgggggtggggtgggggggggacagCCACAAGCCTTTTTTTGCACCCGGTGAACACATGCATGTGACACTGCTAATAATACCTCTGCAGGCTGCAATCAGAGCCCCTGCAGAGGCTGTGGGCCTGAAACTAGATTTATTCCACCTTAAAGACCAGATTTGTCCAGTGACACAGAATCCCAAGGTGACCTCTCACAAAGTACAGAGAAACTTACGTTATAAGTGCAGTGCAGTGGAAATCTATAAGTACCAGGGAGGTAAGGAGAGGCTGTCTGCATCACATTTGGAAAAGTGTAGACATTCAACActaatactgtacatatctgggCAGCAGATTGTTAGATCAGAATGGGTGTTTAAGCTACTTCTTTTACGAGCTCAGCCATATAAATGGGGGGGGGTTAGTGATCATAATGtgataattattgtgaaatAGGCAGTTAAtttcattttcatctaataGTCGACATGGCTAATGACATATGAGAATGGCCTCAATGGAGTTTCTTTCTTTGGCTTCTGTGTCAAGGAACAAAAGCCTAACATTACACTTGATTATACTGGTCATAACAAAATCACTGATATCATTGATTCATGATTGCCTGTCTGATAAGCCTTGTTAGCCTCTTTTGTAACGTGACCTCGGAAATGAGTAAAAGTAGGgcgggagttttttttttttttctcccatagGAGACTAGTTGgtgcaccttttttttattatttagatAGGAAGGGAAGTAGAGAGGGAGACTGTAAAGTGCAGAGAGGATTTAAACAGCCAAGGATTAGTCCAGCACATAACCCCTCTTACATGGCAAACTGTTGTTCTACActtttgtatggattaaacaaatggtCGTTATAAAGTtctaattagtgagctttagagttgTTGGTTGGTGGATTTTGTCTCTTGTTTCaccttgtttccagtctttgcgctaaactaagctaagatAACCAGTTCCTGGGTATCCCTTCATATTCAATGGACTTCTCATCTTACTTTCCAGTCTCCACCAAAAAGCAAATATTCCAAAAAATGTTGAGcttgatttaattgacagcaAATAAAGAGGCAGCATACttttattaatgaattaatcttttaagcaaaaatgccacTGGCATCTCAAATTTGCTGATTTTCTCCTTTTTATATAATTGccaatttaatatattttggtttgagactgttggttggacaaaacaagtgaTATGAAGATGTAACCCAGGGCTGATGGAAATTGTGATGGACAGTTTGGgatattttatagactaaacaaaTCAGAATTAGGATCTTAACTCATCCTGTGGATGCTAACGTTCACACATTTCACACATTCCAGCTGCCCTGTTAACCACCTGACTATCTCTGGGCTGTAAATAGGTGTTTTGTCATGCTGTAAAATATAATTCAGGCCACTTATGGGTCTTACCTTGTAAATGAATCCATCTGGGCAGGCGTGGTCATAGGTGAAGGCCTTATAAACCACCAAGAACACGATACAGGCGAGGAAGGCCAGGGCCAGGATGATCAGAATAGTCACCTGGGGGGAGGACAAATgatggtcagtgtgtgtgtgtgtgtgtgtgtgtgtgtgtgtgtgtgtgtatgtgagcatAATAAATGGTACAGTAAGATGCTGCTGACTGAGGTAGAAGTGTATCAAGTTGTGGACTAATAGTATGCTATAACATTCATTtgacttttgtccaaagcaatttaaatgtttttgcatatacagtatattaaagggatacttcaccgatttagcattcagctttgtatcagtagaaacccgatagtatttctgaatgaccgtgcctccctccctcatgtccccctgagacgagagatttctgcatttggggcctggaaaaaatcttccgatgacgtaaaatgacgatttttgtgtcattggaagatttttgggccagaggcaaaggactacagccagtagtaggatctacttccgtatgttttcaacacgcccacagggggttggactgccgagtctggccgaggtattccgaatgaaaacgactgtcagccatcttgaatcttcgctaaacaggctttcggttttcagcagaaaacatttacaacaattatctgtattcaaactaccggacgtgtgtaccaccgggatacatcggtacagatcggagaatatggaggaaacgttattacagacgcaatactcggcacactacgtgagcttcgcctgcacggagaccagcggtgtcgctcaatgccactagccggctaggggacatcctcattggctaggtggaaagctaacgctagctgtccacctgtcccagccatcctgcttgcaagtgtctgctcattaaacaacaagctggactacatcctccttcaacgaaactcctgctgtgtttttgttgttgtggaaacatgcctgaacaacagtgtaccggaaccgggactatccagctaccaggctgctctcgccggcccgtggaggtgggctgtgttaaacggactggtgtagaaataaaatccaactagctattgctaactgctggtggagcttgtgactgttaaatgccgacaattcaacattcca is a window of Perca fluviatilis chromosome 16, GENO_Pfluv_1.0, whole genome shotgun sequence DNA encoding:
- the nsg2 gene encoding neuronal vesicle trafficking-associated protein 2, which gives rise to MVKLGSNLQDKGAKPVSVEDGFQNVPLITPLDVGSLQSQAPDKVVVKTRTEYQTEKKRLKVPKVEEFNISFTDGVSERLKVTILIILALAFLACIVFLVVYKAFTYDHACPDGFIYKHKRCIPASLEAYYAAQDANSRGRFYTVISHYSMAKQTTSHSVSPWLPGGAAGQQHDAKPPSDEGH